The following coding sequences are from one uncultured Desulfobacter sp. window:
- a CDS encoding diguanylate cyclase has translation MITALITFFSSAIFAEENKFSPPPETPQIRQEQSAEISGKLGLTSDEHTIHTTQADRLNQGVTALLGIIIILIFFWNRKLNKQLTKRRNIEKKLQNSENRYICLSNASFEGIVISENGVIFEANNAISKLSGYSVSELIGMAVVDIFAQEVRDDIKTKIQAGYEKIYASMGLTKAGVQFPVEIQAREFIHGHRRVRCAAIRDLSKHYEVMEALGESEKRFRTVVTGALDAIVMIDAHGKVTLWNKAAERIFQYSENEMMGKNPHDVIMPPVFYKAHKKAYSHFQQTGKGGVIDKTIELSALKKDGEEFPIELSLSAVQIKERWCAIAVIRDISERKQMEAELTRLATTDALTGVDNRRSFMEKAEHEIRRAQRYGVAFTMMIMDIDFFKSINDEYGHQAGDIVLQKMAQAVKSALRDSDIFGRIGGEEFAIVLIETEQKTALLTAERIRALIERLDINTEKETVQITVSIGLTFFKSRDDMSTLSKRSDEALYSAKRNGRNRVVSF, from the coding sequence ATGATAACCGCTCTCATCACATTTTTTTCATCGGCAATTTTCGCTGAAGAAAACAAATTTAGCCCCCCGCCGGAAACGCCCCAAATTCGCCAGGAGCAATCTGCCGAGATATCCGGAAAATTGGGCCTGACCAGTGATGAACATACGATACACACAACACAGGCCGATAGGTTGAATCAAGGTGTGACAGCGCTTTTGGGGATCATTATAATACTGATCTTTTTCTGGAACCGAAAGTTAAACAAGCAGCTAACCAAACGCAGAAACATTGAAAAAAAACTTCAGAACAGCGAAAACAGATATATCTGCCTGAGTAACGCTTCCTTTGAAGGTATTGTGATAAGTGAAAACGGTGTGATTTTCGAGGCCAATAACGCCATCTCTAAGCTTTCAGGATATTCCGTATCGGAACTTATCGGTATGGCGGTGGTTGACATTTTTGCCCAGGAAGTACGAGATGACATTAAAACCAAAATTCAGGCCGGCTATGAAAAAATATATGCAAGTATGGGTTTGACAAAAGCCGGTGTACAATTCCCCGTTGAAATACAAGCAAGGGAGTTTATTCACGGACACAGGCGTGTCAGATGTGCCGCCATTCGTGATCTTTCAAAACACTATGAAGTGATGGAAGCCCTGGGCGAAAGCGAAAAGAGATTCCGCACCGTTGTAACAGGCGCCCTTGATGCCATTGTTATGATAGACGCCCACGGCAAAGTAACCTTATGGAATAAAGCGGCTGAGAGGATTTTCCAATATTCCGAAAATGAAATGATGGGGAAAAACCCCCATGACGTCATTATGCCCCCTGTGTTTTACAAAGCGCATAAAAAGGCATATTCCCATTTTCAGCAAACCGGCAAAGGCGGGGTAATTGATAAAACAATAGAACTGTCTGCCCTGAAAAAAGACGGAGAAGAATTCCCCATCGAACTCTCCCTTTCAGCCGTTCAAATAAAGGAGAGATGGTGTGCCATTGCAGTGATCAGGGACATTAGCGAACGAAAACAAATGGAGGCCGAACTGACGCGTCTGGCCACCACGGACGCATTGACCGGAGTGGATAACCGGCGCAGCTTCATGGAAAAGGCAGAACATGAAATAAGGCGGGCACAACGCTATGGGGTTGCATTTACCATGATGATCATGGATATCGATTTTTTTAAATCCATCAATGATGAATACGGTCACCAGGCAGGAGATATTGTATTACAGAAAATGGCCCAGGCCGTTAAATCCGCCTTACGGGACAGCGATATCTTTGGCCGTATCGGTGGGGAGGAATTTGCAATAGTCCTGATAGAGACCGAGCAAAAAACAGCGTTACTGACAGCTGAACGGATACGAGCTTTAATAGAAAGACTCGATATTAATACGGAAAAAGAGACCGTTCAGATTACCGTCAGCATAGGGTTGACATTTTTTAAAAGTAGGGATGATATGTCAACTCTTAGTAAACGTTCGGATGAAGCGCTCTACTCAGCGAAAAGAAACGGGCGAAATCGGGTGGTTTCTTTTTAG
- a CDS encoding PleD family two-component system response regulator — MKQLMKAGSILIVDDTPVNIQMLVNALKDTYRVRVANGGLKALAIAESDDPPDIILLDVRMPELDGYEVCRRLKQNPETMQIPIIFVTTRGSSEDEAFGLNLGAVDYISKPFSIPVVKARVRTHLQLKRHTDKLESLAMIDGLTGIANRRSFDQTLEQEWRRAQRTNACLSLIMIDIDEFKRYNDNYGHGTGDECLRLVAGTIESAMRRSGDFVGRYGGEEFVVLLPECDRAGAVEMAEKIRTKIKNLNIPHAFSQVADHITVSIGCKSMGYQSGTPRTHLLQKADQALYQAKEQGRDRVVASDA; from the coding sequence ATGAAGCAATTGATGAAAGCCGGATCAATCCTCATCGTGGATGATACCCCGGTGAATATCCAAATGCTGGTCAACGCGTTGAAAGACACCTATCGGGTCCGGGTGGCCAATGGGGGACTCAAGGCATTGGCCATTGCCGAATCCGATGATCCACCGGATATCATACTACTTGATGTCAGGATGCCCGAGCTCGACGGCTATGAGGTCTGCCGTCGCTTAAAGCAGAATCCGGAGACCATGCAAATCCCCATCATCTTTGTTACCACCCGCGGAAGCAGCGAAGATGAGGCCTTTGGGCTCAATCTGGGCGCCGTGGATTATATTTCAAAACCCTTCAGCATACCTGTGGTCAAGGCCCGGGTACGTACCCATCTGCAGCTGAAACGCCATACGGACAAGCTGGAATCCCTGGCAATGATAGACGGATTGACAGGCATCGCAAACCGCAGAAGTTTTGATCAGACCCTGGAACAGGAGTGGCGCAGGGCCCAGCGCACAAACGCCTGTTTGAGCCTGATCATGATCGATATTGATGAGTTTAAAAGATATAATGATAATTACGGTCACGGCACAGGGGACGAATGCCTGCGCCTGGTTGCCGGTACCATTGAATCCGCCATGCGCCGGTCTGGTGATTTTGTCGGTCGCTACGGTGGAGAAGAGTTCGTTGTCCTTCTTCCGGAGTGTGACCGGGCGGGTGCCGTGGAAATGGCGGAAAAAATTCGCACCAAAATAAAAAATCTCAACATTCCCCATGCCTTTTCCCAGGTCGCCGATCACATCACCGTCAGTATAGGCTGCAAATCCATGGGGTACCAGTCAGGCACCCCACGCACCCACTTGCTCCAAAAGGCGGATCAGGCACTGTACCAGGCAAAAGAACAGGGCCGGGACAGGGTGGTCGCCTCAGATGCATAA
- a CDS encoding metallophosphoesterase, whose product MILFFITAVLVTGFIYAFFGFRIIRPLSIDVKWKTGLWAMLLFCFASFITVMFTRHRFADHWITPALYWIAFTGFGFTTLIFPVIVAKDLCMGIYHLTRKLLSTLGRKNRATGSSKPGIDPSRRIFLTNAGNAALVGSAVVLTGYGINRVTREPDIIKVDVPIKDLPYPFRGFTILQISDLHISMTLKKEYVQRVVDKAVGQPVDMIVFTGDMADGREKDMGKEATPLSVLTAPFGKYFVTGNHDYYSGVHAWLGRIERLGFEPLINEHRIIEKENAHIVLAGITDYRAGRIIPGHRSDPEKALGSAPLSTPRIMLAHQPKSIFKTDNLGVDLMICGHTHGGQYFPWNFLVGLDQPYVHGLHRHNAGRIYVNRGTGYWGPPLRVCAPPEITVLRLVNESTG is encoded by the coding sequence ATGATTTTATTTTTTATTACAGCCGTTTTGGTCACAGGGTTTATCTACGCTTTTTTCGGATTTCGAATCATCCGTCCGCTGTCCATTGATGTGAAATGGAAAACCGGGCTGTGGGCCATGCTCTTATTTTGCTTTGCTTCGTTTATCACAGTAATGTTCACGCGACACAGATTTGCCGATCATTGGATCACCCCGGCCCTTTACTGGATTGCATTTACCGGCTTTGGTTTTACCACCCTTATATTTCCCGTCATTGTGGCCAAAGACCTCTGTATGGGGATCTACCACCTTACCCGAAAGTTATTGTCCACCCTAGGCAGGAAAAATAGAGCTACCGGCAGTTCAAAGCCGGGCATAGACCCATCCCGCAGAATTTTTTTGACCAATGCGGGAAATGCAGCCTTGGTGGGTTCGGCCGTTGTGTTAACCGGATACGGCATCAACCGGGTGACCCGGGAACCCGACATCATAAAGGTAGACGTCCCCATTAAAGACCTGCCTTATCCGTTCAGGGGGTTTACCATTCTGCAGATTTCAGATCTGCACATCAGCATGACCTTAAAAAAAGAATATGTTCAACGGGTCGTGGATAAAGCCGTGGGGCAGCCGGTTGATATGATCGTCTTCACCGGGGACATGGCCGACGGCCGTGAAAAAGATATGGGCAAAGAGGCAACCCCCCTGTCAGTTCTGACGGCTCCGTTTGGAAAATACTTTGTAACGGGAAACCATGACTATTATTCGGGCGTCCACGCATGGCTGGGTAGAATTGAGCGCCTGGGCTTTGAGCCCCTGATCAATGAACACCGCATCATTGAAAAGGAGAACGCTCACATTGTGCTGGCTGGAATCACCGATTACCGGGCCGGCAGGATCATACCCGGCCATAGGTCTGATCCGGAAAAGGCCCTGGGGAGCGCGCCATTGTCCACGCCGAGAATCATGCTTGCCCACCAGCCTAAAAGCATTTTTAAAACCGACAATCTGGGTGTGGATCTGATGATCTGCGGCCATACCCATGGGGGCCAGTATTTTCCCTGGAACTTTCTGGTCGGCCTGGACCAGCCATACGTTCACGGGCTCCACCGGCACAATGCCGGCCGGATTTACGTGAACCGGGGAACCGGATACTGGGGACCGCCCCTGAGGGTCTGTGCGCCGCCGGAGATCACCGTGCTGCGGCTGGTGAATGAATCGACCGGTTAA
- a CDS encoding DNA translocase FtsK: MEKKNYSLDNNLLRLKTECGEYRFQISGETGQGDAERIARVMTGEMEKADQSFGRQGKANPYVKLLLTNLNLADRYVKLQNKYDELLNAHETLKTRSESLVEPPLTPVSPPVKFDEEEQITGQDDDILELTVECESCETAMPAPDLADSFEKEPEPEASQEEKEKPLPAKTAPGPLVTQVLNNLKKAKEIESTPLEPPEDKVKITQSVPPDSLKPMDTPLSWSNRRDNDDGRGDGTQGGTNRLPSLDFLERGGRETVVDHEAIRRDAELLEQKLGYFGIKGEVMEVLPGPVITTFEYKPAPGIKISKIVNLADDLALALSALSIRIVAPIPGKDVIGIEIPNPAMCVVPFRDIVGTADFNDINSPAPICLGKDIIGKPVVVGLERMPHLLIAGATGTGKSVALNAMICSILYKSTPGRVKFIMIDPKRIELSLFNDIPHLITPVITDMKKANIALQWVVREMEQRYEKLALLHVRNIEQYNKKIRTGDLSDMDEDCTPFPYIVVIIDELADLMMTASKDIEFSLTRIAQMARAAGIHMILATQRPSVDVLTGIIKANFPTRISFQVSSKTDSRTIIDANGAETLLGRGDMLFVPPGTARLQRVHGTYLSERELGAITEFIKSQGKPDYISEVTTEKEEEPQQAVYFDDDEYDEKYQQALDLVMSTRQASISGVQRALRIGYNRAARIIDLMEKQGIVAPSDGVRPRQVIGSID, encoded by the coding sequence GTGGAAAAAAAGAATTACAGCTTAGATAACAATCTTTTGCGTTTAAAAACCGAATGCGGAGAGTATCGATTTCAGATCAGTGGGGAAACCGGACAGGGTGATGCCGAACGTATTGCAAGGGTGATGACCGGTGAAATGGAAAAAGCGGACCAATCCTTTGGCAGGCAGGGCAAGGCCAATCCATATGTCAAACTGCTGTTGACCAATTTGAATCTGGCGGACAGGTATGTCAAACTTCAAAATAAGTATGATGAACTGCTCAATGCCCATGAAACACTTAAAACACGATCCGAGAGTCTAGTTGAGCCGCCTTTAACACCTGTGTCACCACCTGTGAAATTCGATGAAGAAGAGCAAATAACCGGTCAAGATGATGATATCCTAGAGTTAACGGTTGAGTGTGAATCCTGCGAGACTGCTATGCCGGCGCCTGACTTGGCCGACAGTTTCGAAAAGGAACCTGAACCCGAAGCGTCCCAAGAAGAAAAAGAGAAACCCCTCCCGGCAAAAACGGCCCCCGGACCTTTGGTGACACAGGTGCTTAATAACCTTAAAAAAGCCAAAGAGATCGAGTCTACCCCCTTGGAACCACCTGAAGACAAGGTGAAAATTACGCAATCTGTCCCGCCGGATTCACTGAAGCCGATGGATACCCCTCTCTCCTGGTCAAATCGCCGGGATAATGATGATGGCAGGGGGGATGGAACCCAGGGGGGAACGAACCGTCTGCCTTCCCTGGATTTTCTTGAAAGGGGCGGCCGGGAAACCGTGGTGGACCATGAAGCCATCCGGCGGGATGCGGAACTGCTGGAGCAGAAACTGGGATATTTTGGCATCAAGGGCGAAGTGATGGAGGTGTTGCCGGGCCCTGTGATCACCACCTTTGAGTACAAGCCCGCCCCGGGGATCAAGATCAGCAAGATCGTGAACCTGGCGGATGACCTGGCCCTGGCCCTCAGTGCCCTGAGCATTCGTATCGTGGCCCCCATTCCGGGCAAGGATGTCATCGGTATTGAGATCCCAAATCCGGCCATGTGTGTTGTGCCGTTCAGGGATATCGTGGGTACCGCCGACTTTAATGACATCAACTCCCCTGCGCCCATCTGCCTGGGCAAGGATATCATTGGAAAACCTGTGGTGGTCGGTCTTGAACGAATGCCCCACCTGCTCATTGCCGGGGCCACCGGAACGGGTAAAAGCGTGGCACTCAATGCCATGATCTGCAGTATTTTGTATAAATCAACCCCGGGCCGGGTCAAGTTCATCATGATTGACCCCAAACGCATTGAACTGTCATTGTTCAACGACATTCCGCACCTGATAACCCCTGTGATCACAGATATGAAAAAGGCAAATATTGCCCTGCAATGGGTGGTCCGGGAGATGGAGCAGCGGTATGAAAAACTGGCGCTGCTGCATGTGCGGAACATAGAGCAGTATAACAAAAAAATCCGGACAGGGGATCTGTCGGATATGGATGAAGACTGTACTCCTTTTCCGTATATTGTCGTGATCATTGACGAGCTGGCGGATCTGATGATGACGGCCAGCAAGGACATCGAATTTTCCTTGACCCGCATTGCCCAGATGGCCCGGGCCGCCGGCATCCACATGATCCTGGCCACCCAGCGGCCTTCGGTGGATGTGCTCACCGGCATCATCAAGGCCAATTTCCCCACCCGGATCTCTTTCCAGGTCTCTTCCAAGACCGACTCCAGGACCATCATTGATGCCAATGGGGCGGAAACCCTTCTGGGCCGGGGTGATATGCTTTTTGTACCCCCGGGAACGGCCCGGCTCCAGCGGGTCCACGGCACATATCTCTCCGAACGGGAATTGGGGGCCATCACGGAGTTTATCAAGTCCCAGGGAAAACCCGACTACATTTCAGAGGTGACTACGGAAAAAGAGGAAGAACCCCAGCAGGCGGTTTACTTTGACGATGATGAGTATGACGAAAAGTACCAGCAGGCCCTGGACCTTGTCATGTCCACCCGCCAGGCATCCATATCCGGGGTACAGCGGGCCCTGAGGATCGGTTACAACCGGGCCGCAAGGATCATTGATCTCATGGAAAAACAGGGGATCGTCGCCCCTTCCGACGGTGTCCGGCCCCGCCAGGTGATCGGAAGTATTGATTGA
- a CDS encoding PAS domain S-box protein, whose translation MTRGIELFFTLFNNLATFIALVAFYGYLIRKYQTLFWVHRQILNGVLFSVFAIGSMYARIPIIEGVILDQRNTIIILSGAFGGPISAVFSAVMAGAFRLYLGGTGVIGGVVNVVMSAIAGSILYKYQKKFESIKKTAVCSLFATLAIVPGFFFVENPQTGLQLFKAIGLPFGTATYVSVFLIGFMLKKQEQSFAIEQSFRKSQERLELALTGANDGHWDWNLETNTVYYSPRFKELLGYTDAEFPNVKKSWINNMHPDDLEQAKVTLKKLIDGKAAHSEHEFRMRHKDGSFHWFLSRGTGFKDKDGIVFRLAGTQTDITERKEQEQKLKESELRFHAIIDASPVPFIIENDSGKFIYMNPAFTDTFGYTLDDIPHEGDFWPTVYPNPAYREKVKNKVLEISELAEQGLSPCPPVETRICCKDGSFRTVSTSKAALGALSGKMRLGVFFDVTLIRRMSERLQTILDNASDGMHLLDDQGYIVEFSKSFSHMLGYTAEELSQLHMSDWDMYAPLEKMSYLIQTSMNNPKTIETQHRRKDGKMVDVEISARGILLDGQPLLYASSRDITPRKRAENQLKQALMEQSAILENANVGIIQVKDRKILKCNKKMAEIFGYQVEEMVGKSTLMFYSSQEHYENVGRKILPVIFGGKTYTSERELPRKDGAHIWIKVSGTAIDVNAPKSGSIWVFEDISEAKARELELKAAKAEAEQANTLKSEFLANMSHEIRTPMNGVIGMADLLMDTRLSHEQWHYANAIRSSGKLLLGLINDILDFSKIEAGKLEMETIDFDLFGLLDDFLDSIAPRAHEKNLELLCSIAPETPSLLKGDPGRLRQVLTNLAGNAVKFTQTGEILIKVSVVKDNETACLIRFVVKDTGIGIPENKTAILFDKFSQADASTTRKYGGSGLGLAITKQLVELMAGAIEVSSQEGHGSEFGFTAWFETRKVPESDQPPMPVDLQGLRILVVDDNTTSRDILTTQFKAWGMRPDESSNGHQALDTLKKAFNGVDPYKIAVIDMQMPEMDGETLGRTIKNDPQYAQMHIIMLTSMGRRGDAKRFEAAGFDGYANKPIRPRELLSILIKVVSGGSGAEAVVTRHSAREEQHLFSLNARALVVEDNNINRQVAVGTLKKLGLHADTASDGIEAIKALTHTPYNIVFMDIQMPGMDGYQATARIRDPETGVLNTEIPIVAMTAHAMQGYREKCLSAGMNDYVSKPIDKTALAKVLKRWLPAFTAPSTDEQSTPATANEDIPELSGIAVQEALKFLEMDFNTYKTYLLTFSKDAQKAMDTLRNLAGQNIPAEASALAHKLVGAAGNLRAFQVKEAAVKLEQAAEQDQIPMLLVNELEKALQIFIDTVTPLGETESIGNPGNLNVEAAYQYIDKIEALIISSDVVEVDALIDLERAVGGSGDPIVLSKLKDSLQDFDYQKAHEALKAIRAWMDNQSSKEKKV comes from the coding sequence ATGACCCGCGGCATTGAATTATTCTTTACGTTATTCAACAACCTGGCGACATTCATAGCCCTGGTTGCCTTTTATGGCTACCTGATCCGTAAATATCAGACCCTGTTCTGGGTACACCGCCAAATATTGAACGGGGTCTTGTTCAGCGTGTTCGCCATTGGCTCTATGTACGCCCGAATTCCGATTATAGAAGGTGTAATCCTTGATCAGAGAAATACCATTATTATCCTGAGCGGCGCTTTTGGGGGGCCGATATCAGCAGTATTCAGTGCCGTCATGGCCGGGGCGTTTCGTTTGTATCTTGGAGGAACCGGGGTTATAGGAGGCGTTGTCAATGTCGTGATGTCCGCAATAGCGGGCAGCATACTATACAAATATCAAAAAAAATTCGAATCCATAAAAAAGACGGCCGTATGTTCCTTATTTGCAACGTTGGCAATAGTCCCTGGATTCTTTTTTGTTGAAAACCCTCAAACCGGTTTGCAGTTATTCAAGGCCATAGGGTTGCCGTTTGGCACAGCAACTTACGTAAGCGTATTTCTGATCGGTTTTATGTTAAAAAAACAGGAACAAAGTTTTGCCATCGAACAATCTTTCCGAAAAAGTCAGGAACGATTGGAACTGGCCCTGACAGGTGCAAACGATGGGCATTGGGATTGGAACCTAGAAACCAACACCGTATATTATTCCCCTCGTTTCAAGGAGCTTCTGGGTTACACTGACGCGGAATTTCCCAATGTCAAAAAGTCCTGGATAAACAACATGCATCCCGATGATCTGGAACAAGCCAAGGTTACCTTAAAAAAACTTATTGACGGCAAAGCAGCGCATTCAGAGCATGAATTCCGAATGCGTCATAAAGACGGCTCGTTTCATTGGTTCTTGAGCAGGGGAACCGGTTTTAAAGACAAAGATGGCATCGTTTTCAGGTTAGCAGGTACACAAACTGATATCACGGAACGCAAGGAGCAGGAACAAAAACTCAAGGAGAGCGAATTGCGATTCCACGCTATTATTGATGCCTCGCCGGTGCCTTTTATTATAGAAAACGATTCTGGAAAATTTATTTATATGAATCCCGCTTTCACTGACACCTTCGGCTATACCCTGGATGACATTCCTCATGAGGGCGATTTTTGGCCCACAGTATATCCCAACCCAGCTTACAGAGAAAAAGTCAAAAACAAGGTATTAGAGATCTCTGAACTGGCCGAACAGGGATTATCACCCTGTCCGCCCGTAGAGACTCGCATCTGCTGCAAAGACGGCTCGTTCCGTACGGTTTCCACCTCCAAAGCAGCTCTAGGCGCCTTATCGGGAAAGATGCGCTTGGGCGTTTTTTTTGACGTGACGTTGATCCGGCGAATGTCCGAACGGCTGCAGACGATTTTAGACAATGCCAGTGACGGCATGCACCTGTTGGACGACCAGGGATATATCGTCGAATTCAGCAAATCCTTTTCACATATGCTCGGTTATACCGCCGAAGAGCTGTCTCAACTGCACATGAGCGACTGGGATATGTACGCCCCCCTTGAAAAAATGTCCTACTTGATTCAAACAAGTATGAATAACCCGAAAACCATCGAAACCCAGCACCGCCGCAAGGATGGAAAGATGGTGGACGTTGAGATCAGCGCCCGGGGTATTTTGCTTGACGGGCAGCCGTTGCTGTATGCCTCCAGCCGGGACATCACGCCACGAAAGCGGGCCGAAAATCAACTCAAACAGGCGCTGATGGAGCAAAGCGCCATCCTGGAGAATGCAAACGTAGGCATCATCCAGGTCAAAGACCGTAAAATATTGAAGTGCAACAAAAAAATGGCTGAAATATTCGGGTACCAAGTAGAGGAGATGGTCGGTAAAAGTACTCTAATGTTTTATTCCTCCCAGGAACATTACGAAAACGTCGGCAGAAAAATCCTCCCGGTTATCTTTGGCGGCAAAACCTACACGTCCGAACGTGAGCTTCCCCGTAAAGACGGAGCGCATATATGGATAAAAGTTTCCGGCACAGCCATTGATGTTAACGCGCCAAAATCAGGCAGCATATGGGTATTTGAGGATATCAGCGAAGCCAAGGCCAGGGAACTGGAGCTAAAGGCGGCCAAGGCCGAAGCTGAACAGGCAAACACATTAAAATCCGAGTTTCTGGCCAACATGAGCCATGAAATCCGAACGCCCATGAACGGCGTCATCGGCATGGCAGACCTGCTGATGGACACCCGGCTTTCCCACGAACAATGGCATTACGCCAACGCCATCCGTTCCAGCGGAAAACTACTGCTTGGACTGATCAACGACATCCTTGACTTTTCCAAAATTGAAGCAGGCAAATTGGAGATGGAAACCATAGACTTTGACCTTTTCGGTCTGCTGGATGATTTTCTGGACAGCATAGCTCCCAGGGCCCATGAAAAAAACCTGGAACTGCTGTGCAGCATAGCCCCGGAAACGCCGTCTCTACTTAAGGGCGATCCGGGACGATTACGCCAGGTCCTTACCAACCTTGCCGGCAATGCCGTCAAATTTACCCAAACAGGCGAAATCCTGATCAAGGTGTCCGTGGTCAAAGACAATGAAACGGCGTGCCTGATCCGTTTTGTTGTCAAAGACACCGGCATCGGCATTCCAGAGAATAAAACCGCCATACTGTTCGATAAATTCAGCCAGGCTGACGCATCCACCACGCGAAAATACGGAGGCTCCGGCCTGGGGCTGGCCATTACAAAGCAACTGGTTGAACTCATGGCAGGTGCAATTGAGGTTTCCAGCCAAGAAGGGCACGGCTCTGAGTTCGGGTTTACCGCATGGTTTGAAACACGCAAGGTTCCAGAGTCCGATCAACCGCCGATGCCCGTGGATCTGCAAGGCCTGCGCATCCTGGTCGTTGATGATAATACGACCAGCCGTGACATCCTCACCACCCAGTTTAAGGCCTGGGGTATGCGACCCGACGAATCGTCCAATGGGCACCAGGCCCTTGACACGTTAAAAAAAGCCTTTAATGGGGTTGATCCATACAAAATTGCCGTCATTGACATGCAGATGCCCGAGATGGATGGTGAAACGCTTGGCCGAACGATTAAAAATGATCCCCAATATGCACAGATGCACATTATTATGCTCACCTCCATGGGCAGGCGCGGTGACGCCAAACGATTTGAAGCGGCCGGCTTTGATGGTTATGCCAACAAACCTATCCGCCCCAGGGAGTTGCTGTCTATTTTAATCAAAGTGGTATCCGGCGGTTCTGGCGCCGAGGCTGTGGTTACACGACACTCCGCCCGCGAAGAACAGCATCTTTTTAGCCTGAACGCACGTGCACTTGTGGTGGAAGACAACAATATCAACCGGCAGGTGGCCGTGGGCACACTGAAGAAACTTGGCCTGCATGCAGATACGGCATCTGACGGCATTGAAGCGATTAAGGCGCTTACACACACACCGTACAACATTGTCTTCATGGACATTCAGATGCCCGGCATGGACGGATACCAGGCGACCGCCCGTATCCGTGACCCTGAAACGGGCGTTCTTAACACTGAAATCCCAATTGTTGCCATGACGGCCCATGCCATGCAGGGCTACAGGGAAAAATGCCTGTCAGCCGGCATGAACGATTACGTATCCAAGCCCATTGATAAAACAGCGTTGGCCAAGGTGTTAAAACGCTGGCTGCCGGCGTTTACAGCCCCATCGACCGACGAGCAGTCAACGCCGGCAACGGCAAACGAAGATATCCCGGAACTTTCGGGCATTGCCGTCCAAGAGGCACTTAAGTTTCTGGAAATGGATTTTAACACATATAAAACCTATCTTCTGACCTTTAGCAAAGATGCGCAAAAGGCCATGGATACGCTCCGAAACCTTGCGGGGCAAAACATCCCGGCGGAAGCCTCGGCACTGGCCCACAAGCTTGTGGGGGCGGCCGGTAATCTGCGTGCATTTCAGGTGAAAGAGGCTGCAGTAAAACTTGAGCAGGCAGCCGAACAGGACCAAATCCCTATGCTCTTGGTCAATGAACTTGAAAAGGCTCTACAGATATTCATTGACACGGTCACGCCCCTGGGCGAAACTGAATCAATAGGGAATCCCGGAAACCTGAACGTGGAAGCCGCGTATCAGTATATTGATAAAATAGAAGCGCTTATCATCAGCAGCGATGTTGTGGAAGTCGATGCTTTGATTGATCTGGAACGCGCCGTTGGTGGAAGTGGAGACCCAATTGTTCTGTCAAAGCTTAAAGACAGCCTGCAGGACTTTGATTATCAAAAGGCACATGAAGCCCTTAAGGCAATCCGAGCCTGGATGGATAATCAATCTTCCAAGGAAAAAAAGGTATGA
- a CDS encoding cation diffusion facilitator family transporter → MGQSRQQTLEDKDFQTARYWAVVGFAGNFVLTALKGWAGVVSNSGAMVADAVHSASDIFASVFVYISLKIAQKPADEEHPYGHGRAEVISTLVVVGMLAAAGVEIIRTAIETIRQGDLHAPGNAAVYAAVLSIVVKELMYQFTYRAGVKTNSPSTIANAMDHRSDSFSSIAALIGIVGAKLKYPVLDPVAGIVVALFIFKMSYNIALDAVGQIMDESVGEEKIKEVTTLALTVNGVRNVHGIRVRQSGAAFLVDLDIVVDPKITVEMAHDIGESVREMVRVHMDKVSDVRVHIDPSDRH, encoded by the coding sequence ATGGGTCAAAGCCGACAGCAGACATTGGAAGATAAAGATTTTCAAACTGCCCGGTACTGGGCGGTTGTGGGATTTGCAGGGAATTTTGTTTTAACGGCCCTGAAGGGCTGGGCCGGGGTTGTGTCAAACTCCGGTGCCATGGTGGCCGATGCCGTGCATTCCGCCTCGGACATTTTTGCATCCGTGTTCGTTTATATCAGCCTGAAAATCGCCCAGAAACCTGCGGACGAAGAACACCCCTACGGCCACGGCAGGGCGGAGGTGATTTCCACTTTGGTTGTGGTGGGCATGCTGGCTGCCGCAGGTGTTGAGATTATTCGAACCGCCATTGAAACAATCCGGCAGGGGGATCTCCATGCCCCGGGAAACGCGGCCGTGTATGCGGCGGTCCTGTCAATTGTCGTCAAAGAGTTGATGTACCAGTTCACCTACAGGGCAGGGGTGAAGACCAACAGCCCTTCAACCATTGCCAATGCCATGGATCACCGATCCGACTCCTTTTCCTCCATTGCCGCCCTGATCGGTATTGTGGGGGCTAAGTTAAAATATCCTGTGCTTGATCCTGTGGCCGGTATTGTGGTGGCGTTGTTCATATTCAAGATGAGTTATAATATTGCCCTGGACGCCGTCGGGCAGATTATGGATGAATCGGTGGGTGAGGAAAAAATTAAGGAAGTGACGACACTTGCGCTCACCGTCAACGGGGTGAGAAACGTGCACGGCATACGGGTCCGACAGAGCGGTGCGGCGTTTCTTGTGGATCTGGACATTGTGGTGGATCCCAAGATTACCGTGGAAATGGCCCACGACATCGGCGAATCGGTCCGGGAGATGGTCCGGGTGCATATGGATAAGGTCAGTGATGTCCGGGTGCATATCGACCCTTCGGACCGGCATTGA